One window of the Vigna radiata var. radiata cultivar VC1973A chromosome 1, Vradiata_ver6, whole genome shotgun sequence genome contains the following:
- the LOC106759525 gene encoding DNA-directed RNA polymerases I and III subunit RPAC2-like — MELGSNSDDSKSTFCLVDEDHTFANAIRYTLNQDPRVTYCGYSIPHPSFNQVNIRVQTTXDPAKEVFKDGCMKLMLMCRHVRSSFDHALTQFKNNKTN; from the exons ATGGAGCTTGGGTCAAATTCTGATGATAGTAAATCAACATTTTGTCTGGTGGATGAGGATCATACATTTGCAAATGCTATACGATACACCTTAAATCAGGA TCCAAGAGTGACATATTGTGGATACAGCATTCCTCATCCCTCTTTTAATCAAGTTAATATCAGAGTTCAGACAACNN AGGATCCAGCAAAGGAGGTTTTTAAAGATGGATGCATGAAATTGATGCTTATGTGCCGCCATGTTAGGAGCTCTTTTGATCATGCTCTCACtcaatttaaaaacaacaaaaccaactga
- the LOC106766997 gene encoding uncharacterized protein LOC106766997 has translation MAKVSIFFVGFMLLHCCIAMNEAQYMKYKDPKQPLNLRIKDLMDRMTLEEKIGQMTQIERKVASAEIMKNYYIGSVLSGGGSVPKPQASAYDWIEMVNDFQKGSLSTRLGIPMIYGIDAVHGNNNVYNATIFPHNVGLGATRDPKLVRKIGAATALEVRATGIQYAFAPCIAVCRDPRWGRCYESYSEDHKIVQAMTEIIPGLQGEIPANSPKGVPFVAGKRKVIASAKHYVGDGGTTKGINENNTVISRHGLLSIHMPAYYNAIIKGVSTVMVSYSSWNGEKMHANHDLITNFLKNSLHFRGFVISDWQGIDRITTPPDANYTYSIYAGINAGIDMVMVPLNFTEFIDGLTSLVKSNAIPMSRINDAVRRILRVKFAMGLFENPLADHSLVHQLGSKKHRKLAREAVRKSLVLLKNGENPNQPLLPLPKRAPKILVAGSHADNLGYQCGGWTIEWQGVSGNNVTKGTTILSAIKNTVDKDTKVVYKENPDLDYVKSNKFSYAIVVVGEKPYAETDGDSLNLTISAPGPETIKNVCGQVKCVTVIISGRPVVLQPYVDKIEALVAAWLPGTEGNGVTDVLFGDYGFTGKLPRTWFKTVDQLPMNVGDNHYDPLFPFGFGLETKPHKAN, from the exons atggcaAAAGTGAGTATCTTTTTTGTGGGGTTTATGCTGTTGCATTGCTGCATAGCCATGAATGAGGCACAGTACATGAAATATAAAGATCCAAAACAACCTTTGAACCTTCGAATTAAGGATCTGATGGACAGAATGACTTTAGAGGAGAAAATTGGCCAAATGACACAGATTGAACGTAAGGTTGCTTCTGCAGAAATCATGAAGAACTATTATATTG GGAGTGTGCTGAGTGGGGGTGGCAGTGTTCCAAAGCCACAAGCTTCTGCATATGATTGGATTGAAATGGTGAATGATTTTCAAAAGGGTTCTTTATCAACTAGATTGGGGATTCCTATGATATATGGGATTGATGCTGTTCATGGaaataataatgtatataatGCAACAATTTTTCCTCACAATGTTGGGCTAGGTGCTACCAG GGACCCTAAACTAGTGAGGAAAATTGGAGCAGCAACTGCCCTTGAAGTTAGAGCTACTGGAATTCAATATGCTTTTGCACCTTGCATAGCA GTTTGTAGAGATCCGAGGTGGGGAAGATGTTATGAAAGTTATAGTGAAGACCACAAAATAGTTCAAGCTATGACTGAGATCATTCCAGGTCTGCAAGGTGAAATCCCAGCAAACTCCCCAAAGGGTGTTCCATTTGTTGCTGGAAA GAGAAAAGTTATAGCCTCTGCCAAGCACTATGTTGGGGATGGAGGAACCACAAAGGGAATTAATGAGAACAACACAGTGATAAGTAGACATGGATTGCTTAGCATTCACATGCCAGCCTATTATAACGCAATCATTAAGGGTGTTTCTACTGTCATGGTCTCTTATTCAAGCTGGAATGGAGAAAAGATGCATGCTAATCATGATCTAATCACAAACTTTCTCAAGAACTCATTACACTTTAGG ggttttgtcaTATCAGATTGGCAGGGAATTGATAGAATCACTACCCCTCCTGATGCTAATTACACATATTCCATTTATGCTGGAATCAATGCTGGAATTGACATG GTAATGGTTCCACTTAACTTCACAGAATTCATTGATGGCTTAACCTCTTTGGTGAAAAGTAATGCCATACCAATGAGCCGAATTAATGATGCAGTAAGGAGAATCTTGAGAGTAAAGTTTGCTATGGGCCTTTTTGAGAACCCTTTGGCTGATCATAGCCTAGTTCACCAGCTTGGGAGTAAG AAACATAGAAAATTGGCTCGGGAAGCTGTGAGGAAATCCTTGGTTCTATTGAAAAATGGTGAAAATCCTAACCAACCCCTTCTCCCTCTTCCTAAAAGAGCTCCAAAGATATTGGTTGCTGGAAGCCATGCTGATAATCTAGGATATCAATGTGGTGGTTGGACCATTGAATGGCAAGGAGTTAGTGGAAACAATGTCACCAAAG GTACAACAATCCTCAGTGCAATAAAAAACACAGTTGATAAAGATACTAAGGTAGTCTACAAGGAAAATCCTGATTTGGACTATGTAAAGTCCAATAAATTTTCATATGCCATTGTGGTTGTTGGAGAGAAACCGTATGCCGAAACAGATGGTGATAGCTTGAATTTGACAATCTCTGCACCTGGGCCAGAAACCATAAAGAATGTGTGTGGACAAGTGAAATGTGTTACTGTGATAATCTCTGGTCGTCCAGTGGTTTTACAACCATATGTTGACAAAATTGAAGCTCTTGTTGCTGCTTGGCTTCCTGGTACTGAAGGAAATGGTGTAACTGATGTTTTGTTTGGTGATTATGGTTTCACAGGAAAGCTTCCAAGGACATGGTTCAAAACTGTTGATCAATTGCCAATGAATGTTGGAGATAATCATTATGACCCCCTTTTCCCCTTTGGATTTGGCCTTGAAACCAAACCTCACAAAGCCAACTAG
- the LOC106771772 gene encoding aquaporin PIP2-2 isoform X1, whose translation MAKHDVEGGSFYAKDYHDPPPAGEELTQWSFYRAVIAEFIATLLFLYITVLTVIGYKSQSDVNAGGDLCGGVGILGIAWAFGGMTFILVYCTAGISGGHINPAVTFGLFLARKVSLIRAIMYMVAQCLGAICGVGLVKAFQKAYYHRYGGGANELSEGYSTGVGLGAEIIGTFVLVYTVFSTTDPKRNARDSYVPVLAPLPIGFAVFMVHLATIPVTGTGINPARSFGAAVIYNKEKAWDDHWIFWVGPFIGATIAVFYHQLQYSQVGFKERVRRFQLKWRMRHLSKEDFHFFYGFY comes from the exons ATGGCTAAGCATGATGTTGAGGGTGGTTCCTTCTATGCAAAGGACTACCATGATCCTCCTCCAGCTGGTGAGGAACTCACACAGTGGTCCTTCTACAGGGCCGTGATTGCGGAGTTCATTGCCACACTGCTCTTCCTTTACATCACAGTGCTCACTGTTATTGGTTACAAGAGCCAGAGTGATGTAAACGCTGGGGGTGATCTCTGTGGTGGGGTTGGCATTCTTGGCATTGCTTGGGCCTTTGGTGGCATGACCTTCATCCTTGTTTACTGCACTGCTGGAATCTCAG GGGGTCACATAAACCCAGCAGTGACTTTTGGACTGTTCTTGGCTCGGAAGGTGTCTTTGATAAGGGCTATAATGTACATGGTGGCTCAGTGCTTGGGGGCCATATGTGGAGTTGGGTTGGTGAAGGCCTTCCAAAAGGCTTACTACCACAGGTATGGTGGTGGGGCCAATGAGTTGAGTGAAGGGTACAGCACAGGTGTTGGATTGGGTGCAGAGATCATTGGAACCTTCGTTTTGGTGTACACTGTCTTCTCTACTACAGACCCCAAGAGGAATGCTAGAGATTCTTATGTCCCG GTTTTGGCGCCACTTCCAATTGGTTTTGCTGTGTTCATGGTCCACTTGGCAACCATACCTGTAACTGGCACTGGTATTAACCCTGCTAGAAGTTTTGGAGCTGCTGTCATATACAACAAAGAGAAGGCCTGGGATGACCAT TGGATCTTCTGGGTTGGACCATTCATTGGAGCAACCATTGCAGTCTTCTACCACCAACTTCAATATAGTCAAGTTGGGTTTAAGGAG AGGGTGAGGAGGTTTCAGTTGAAGTGGAGGATGAGGCATCTTTCGAAGGaggattttcattttttttatggtttttattaG